A region of the Acidobacteriota bacterium genome:
CGTCCACGGCGCCGAAGGCGCCGCGGACGGGGGTGAGCCCGCGCGACATGCGCGTGCGGGCGAGGGGGGCGCCCAGCCCCCCTGAAACGACTCAGAGATACCCGAGGCTCTTCAGCCGTTCGCGCTCTTCCGGGCTGAGCTGACTGTCCTCCTCGCCGGTGTCTTGCGGCAGGGCGTTGAAGCGCCGGCGGTTGTCGCGCACTTCTTGCTGCAGGCGGTCGCGCAGCCGCTCCGTCAACCCGGGGCGAGCCTGCGAGAGATCTTCCAGCTCCGCCGGATCTTCGAGCAGATCGAACAGCTCGGTGTGGCCGTCCTGGAAGTCGTGGATCACCTTGAAGCGCCGGGTGCGCAAGGAAAAACGGCTGCGCCGTAGCTTGTCCTGACTGAGCGCCGGCAGGCCGTCCCAATCGCCGTTCTCGATCAGCGGAACCAAGGAGCGTCCCTGCAGGTCCGGGGGCGATGCCAGGCCGAGGAGGTCGGTGATCGTCGGCAGCAGATCGATCAACCGCACGACGTGGGGTATCTGGCGCCCCTTGAGACGGCCCTCCGGGAGCTTGACGACCAGTGGCACGGCCACCGTTTCCTCGTACACCTGGCTGTGCAAGAAGCGGCCATGCTCTCGAAACTCCTCGCCGTGGTCGGAGGTCAGGACGATCAGCATGCGCTCGTAGAGGCCGCGGCGTCGTAGCTCCTGAAACAGCCGTCCGAGCTCAGCGTCGAGATAGCGCAGGCCATCTTCGTACTGACGACGAATGGCGTCGATCTCCGCGGCCGGTAGCGGTCGCTGGTCACGATCGGCCTGCAGCAGGTACTGGGTGGCGCAGTTGCCTTGCGGGTCGCAGAAGCCTTCCCCCGCCGGTCCCGCCGAACGGAACTCCGGTGGTGCGTAGTAGGGCAGCTGGTTGTTGGCCACCTGGGTGAAGTCGGAGTGCGGGTCCATGTAGTGCAGGAAGAGGAAGAAGGGGGTGCGCTCGGGGTCGCGGGGCAGCTTGTCGAGGGCCTCGCGGTTGAGCCGATCGGCGTAGGTCAGGCGATGTCGCAAGCGGCTGTAGCTGTCGAAGCCGCGGCCGAAGCCGAAGTCCGCTTTGAGCCAGTCGTTGGTCACCAGGCCACTGGTGCGGTACCCAGCCTCCTGCAGAATCTCGGGCAGGGTGACCAGGGCTGCCGTCAGGCGATCCTTCTCGGTCGAGACCCCGTGAGCGCCGGGGTTGAGACCGGTGAACATCGACATGTGCGACGGCAGGGTGAAGGCCATCGGAGCGATGGCGTGGCGGAAGACGATGCTGTCGGCGGCGAAACGGTCGAGCTCGGGGGTGATCGACGGTCCCCGGCGCAGGGCGCCGAGGCCATCGGCGCGAAAGGTGTCGAGGGAGATCAGCAGAACCGACGGTCCGCTCGGGGGCGCCGTCTCCTGCTGGCAGCCGAGGCCGGCGAGCAAGGCGCCGGTGAGAGCCCAGCCGAGGACTGCGTGACGGCGCTGCCGAGGACTCCTGGTCGGGACCATCGCCATCGAGGAAATGGCCGGCTCGCGGCTAGAGATAGCCCAGGGCTCGGAGCTGAGCCTCGGTTTCGGCGTCATAGGCCGCCGGCTCGCCTTCGGGAGCCGCCGTCGGCTCCGCCAGCTCGCGGTCGATCAAGGCCTGGAGGCCTGCGATGGGCAGATCCTGAGAGGGCGTGAGAGGACTTCGCTCGGCGGCATCCTGGCGCAGGTCGTAGAGCAGCTCGACGCCGTCGAAACGACGAATCAGCTTGCGACCCTTCCAGGTCACCGATTGGCTGTCCGGTCCGTAGGCCGGCGATTCGGCGATCTGAGGCAAGGGAGTGCAGTCGACCGGGTTCGCGGCGCGCAAGTGCGGGTCGAGGGCGACGCCTTGCATCTCCGTTGGAATCTCGAGGCCGAGAAGTGCCAGAGCCGTCGGGGCGATGTCGAGCTGTCGAGCCGGGCAGGGAATGCGCTGGCCTTCCTGGATTCCGGAGCCGGTGAGAATCCAGGGCACCTGGAGCAGCTCACGGAACATCGAGTGGCCGTGGCCGATGCCCCAAATGTCCCGCGGGTCGCCGCCGAGCTGACGCCCGATCTCGGCATGGTCCCAGAACTCCTCGCCGTGGTCGGAGGTCACCATCACCAGCGTCGAGTCGTCGAGGCCGAGCTCTTCGAGGGCCGCCAGCAGGCGTCCGATCTCGGCGTCGACGTAGCGCAGGGCACCATCGTAGAGGGCGATCTTGTGCGCCTTGTAGCTGCGGAAGGCGCGGTTGTCGAGATCCTCCTGACGCGGGTAGCCCCAATTGACGTGCTGGTCGCCGCGCACGCTGGTGTAGGGCACCTCGAAGTAATCGAAGTAGGGCTCCGGAGGCTCCAGCGGCTGATGCAGATCGATGTACTGGAGGTAGAGGAAGTGAGGCTTGTCGGGAGCGATCCGCAGCCATTCGATGGCGCGGTCGGTGAGGGAGGTGGCGTCGGTGCGGCCGACCTGGGCGAGGTCGAAGCCCTCTTTGAAGGGACCGTAGAGATAGGGATTCGCCGACAGCAGGGCGGTCCTCAGACCGGCCGCGGAGAGAATCTCCCCGAGGTTCTGAACCTCTCCCGCCATCGGTAGTGGTCGCTCCTGGCCGAGATGGCGCACGTCGCCGCGCAGGCCCGCGCCGTGCTGCGAAGGATAGAGAGAGGTCAGAATCGAGGCAGTCGCCGGCACGGTCCAGTTGGACTGCGCGATGACGTCGTCGAAGACGGCGCCCGCGCGACTCATCCGGTCGAGGTTGGGCGTCGTATCCCGGTCGTAGCCGTAAACCCCGACGTGATCGGCCCGCAAGGTGTCGATGCAGAGGATGATCAGGGACTGGTCGGGAGGCTCTTGGCAAGCGGTCCCGAAAAGGGCCAGCAGGGCGGCGGCGAGAAGGCGGCAAGCGCCCTGGCGGAGCGGCTTCATGGGGGGCGCGATGTTATCTCAACGGGGAGCCCACTGGCAGGCGCTGCAGGGATTTGCGCTTTGGCATCGGGCTCAGTAGAATGCGAGGAGTACATGCAGGCATAGATTGCAGCCTGCAACCCGGAGCAAGGATTTTCTGCCGCCTATTCACACCCTTCGTCGACACGTGAAAACGATGGGGTGGGGGGCCAGCAGGATCGGGTTGGCCTTGGAGACCAGTTTCGGGTAGCATACGCCTCGGTGCATTCAAAGACCGACGCTAAACGGGTCATCGATTGTTCGATGGAATTGCATTTGGACGGCGCTCGCTTGAAGGGCTTCACGTCGTCCGACAACTTGGACCGGAGGTAATACAGGTGAAAATGAAGACTGGTCTCGCGTTTCTTGCCGTAGCGCTCTTCGTGTTCGTCGGAGTGCCGGCGTCGGCGAATAGCTTGAATGTCAACGCTGCGGCGGCTCTGTCGGGCTCCGTGGGTACCGCTTGTGGTGGCAGCCCGTGCGGCCTCGAGGTCGTCCTGACGGACACCAACTCGGCCTACGTGCAAAGCGACCACCCGAACCAGGAGCCGTTCGTCAATCTGGCCTTCCAGATCGACCCCAACGACGTGATGTTGCCTGAGCGCGGCAACGGCACTCCGGGACGTTTCCGGGTCCTCAAGGCCTACCGTGAGCAGGGCAACAACCCGCGTCAGCATCTGTTCGTCACCCTGAAGCGCAACATTGCCAACACCGGCTACCGCCTGGCGATCCTGCAGCGCGACGACACGCCGCTCTTCAACTTCGTTGGCGAGTTCTTCCTCGGCAACAACGACAATCTCATCGAGATCACCTGGGATCGCGCCAACGAGACCGTGACCGTCTTCCGTAACGGCACGCAGCGCGCGACCGCCAGCATCACCATGGACACCTGGAACATCGACCGGGTGCGCATGGGCGCCATCGACGAGATCGACGCCGGCGTCTCCGGCAGCATCTACATGGACGAGTACTCGTCCACCCGGTAGTTCGACGACCCACCTAGAGTAGGTCGAAAAACCCCGACTGAGGGTCCCTCGGTCGGGGTTTTTGGGTTCTTGCCCGCCCCACCACCCTTCCCGAATCGCATGCAGGGAGACGGCATGTCGCTCGCTGGTCGCCGCCAGGCGCTCTGTTGGCTGCTGATTGCGTTCTCCGGAACCTTCGTCGGCTGTATCGGCGGCGGGAAAGGGGTGGAGCCGCCAACTTACGCCTGTGCCGACTGCAACGTCGTCTTGGTGTCCCTGGACACCCTGCGGGCGGATCGTCTCGGGACCTACGGCCACTCGCGGCCGACTTCGCCCAACATCGATGCCCTGGCGGCCCGCTCGACGGTCTTCGAGCGCGCCTACAGCGTGTCGTACCACACCGCCGACTCGCACATGTCGGTGTTCACTTCGACCTATCCTTCGGTCCATCTGGTACGCAACGCCGCCAAGGGCGGAGGGCGGGCCCTCGATGAGGTGGTTCCGACCCTCGCCGAGCTGCTGCAAGGGGCCGGCTATTCGACCGCCGGTTTCCACGGTGGCGGCAATGTCTCGCCCCTCTACGGCTTCGATCGCGGCTTCGAGCACTACGTCAACGGCGACATGGACGACGCCCTGGCCTGGCTGCGGCAGGCTCCCGCGGAGCCCTTCTTTCTCTTTTTCCACGCCTATTACACCCACGATCCCTACACGCCCGAGACCTTGGCCTTCGGTCAGGACTACGAGGGCGACATCGTGAGCCGGCGAGACGAGCTGCTGGCGATGACCGAGAACGGCAGCTTTCTCGAGCTCAGGGACACCTTCTGGGAGCAGGTGGATTCGTCCGATCCGCAGGATCTTGAGCACCTGTTGGCGCTCTACGACAGCGAGATTCGCGAGATCGACGCGCGTTTCGGTGAGCTGTTGACGGCGATCGAGGCCTTGCCCGGCGAGACCCTGATCGTGCTGATGTCGGACCACGGGGAAGAGTTCTTCGAGCACGGTCGCTTCCTGCACGATCAGCTCTACGACGAGCTGCTCCACGTGCCCCTGGTGGTGCACCACCCGAGCGCACCGCCGCGACGGGTTTCGACTCGCGTCAGCCTGATCGACTTGGCGCCGACGGTGCTCGAGATGGTGGGCGCGGAGCTGCCAGCAAGCTTTCAAGGAGAGTCCCTGGTGGCGGTGGCCGAGGGCCAGCGTGTGCCGGAGTTCGTCTTCAGCGAGAAGCTGCGTCGCCTGCCGGGGGATGCCGGTCCGCCGGGCCGCGGTCTGTCGGCCTACTCCCTGGTTCAGGACGAGGTCAAGCTGATCCTGCGTGGCGAGCCCGAGGTCTACGACCTCGAGAGCGATCCTGGGGAGCAGGAGAATTTGGGCCGAGAGAGCCGGGAGCTGCGCCGCCTCGTCGCCCTCGGCAAGCAGATCGCGCGCGACAACCAGGCCCAGCGCGAGGTCATGGGCATCGGCGGCGCCGGGGCCGAGGCCGCCCTCGACGATGAGACCCGCGATCAGCTCAAGGCCCTCGGCTACCTGCAATAGGCATCATGACGCAAGACCCGGGCTCACCACCGAACGGCGAGGCTTCTCAGGAGCAGGGTCGCCCGGAGCAGGGTCGCCCGGACCAGGGGGGCCCGGAGCAGGGAGACGGAGTGACTCGCGACGAGCGGGTGCGAGACCTCGAGGAACAGCTCGCGGCGGCCCGGCGGGAAATCGAATTCCTCGGTGCTCGCATCGCGGCCGACCGGGCGCGGGGCGCCGAGCAGGAGCACGAGCTGGGTCAGCGCCTCGACGAGGTCGAAGGCGAGCTCGACGAGATCCACGCCTCCAAGATGTGGAAGCTGTGGATGCTCTATCTCTTCGGCATCGCCGTGCTGTTGGCGCCGCTGCGAGCTCTCGGGCGCGGCATCGAGGCCCTGCTGCGTCAGCCGGGACTCTTCGCGCGCCTCCGTCGAGCCTTGACCAGGCGCTTGCGCTGGCTGGTGCGAGGCC
Encoded here:
- a CDS encoding sulfatase, which translates into the protein MKPLRQGACRLLAAALLALFGTACQEPPDQSLIILCIDTLRADHVGVYGYDRDTTPNLDRMSRAGAVFDDVIAQSNWTVPATASILTSLYPSQHGAGLRGDVRHLGQERPLPMAGEVQNLGEILSAAGLRTALLSANPYLYGPFKEGFDLAQVGRTDATSLTDRAIEWLRIAPDKPHFLYLQYIDLHQPLEPPEPYFDYFEVPYTSVRGDQHVNWGYPRQEDLDNRAFRSYKAHKIALYDGALRYVDAEIGRLLAALEELGLDDSTLVMVTSDHGEEFWDHAEIGRQLGGDPRDIWGIGHGHSMFRELLQVPWILTGSGIQEGQRIPCPARQLDIAPTALALLGLEIPTEMQGVALDPHLRAANPVDCTPLPQIAESPAYGPDSQSVTWKGRKLIRRFDGVELLYDLRQDAAERSPLTPSQDLPIAGLQALIDRELAEPTAAPEGEPAAYDAETEAQLRALGYL
- a CDS encoding sulfatase, which codes for MVPTRSPRQRRHAVLGWALTGALLAGLGCQQETAPPSGPSVLLISLDTFRADGLGALRRGPSITPELDRFAADSIVFRHAIAPMAFTLPSHMSMFTGLNPGAHGVSTEKDRLTAALVTLPEILQEAGYRTSGLVTNDWLKADFGFGRGFDSYSRLRHRLTYADRLNREALDKLPRDPERTPFFLFLHYMDPHSDFTQVANNQLPYYAPPEFRSAGPAGEGFCDPQGNCATQYLLQADRDQRPLPAAEIDAIRRQYEDGLRYLDAELGRLFQELRRRGLYERMLIVLTSDHGEEFREHGRFLHSQVYEETVAVPLVVKLPEGRLKGRQIPHVVRLIDLLPTITDLLGLASPPDLQGRSLVPLIENGDWDGLPALSQDKLRRSRFSLRTRRFKVIHDFQDGHTELFDLLEDPAELEDLSQARPGLTERLRDRLQQEVRDNRRRFNALPQDTGEEDSQLSPEERERLKSLGYL
- a CDS encoding sulfatase, translating into MSLAGRRQALCWLLIAFSGTFVGCIGGGKGVEPPTYACADCNVVLVSLDTLRADRLGTYGHSRPTSPNIDALAARSTVFERAYSVSYHTADSHMSVFTSTYPSVHLVRNAAKGGGRALDEVVPTLAELLQGAGYSTAGFHGGGNVSPLYGFDRGFEHYVNGDMDDALAWLRQAPAEPFFLFFHAYYTHDPYTPETLAFGQDYEGDIVSRRDELLAMTENGSFLELRDTFWEQVDSSDPQDLEHLLALYDSEIREIDARFGELLTAIEALPGETLIVLMSDHGEEFFEHGRFLHDQLYDELLHVPLVVHHPSAPPRRVSTRVSLIDLAPTVLEMVGAELPASFQGESLVAVAEGQRVPEFVFSEKLRRLPGDAGPPGRGLSAYSLVQDEVKLILRGEPEVYDLESDPGEQENLGRESRELRRLVALGKQIARDNQAQREVMGIGGAGAEAALDDETRDQLKALGYLQ